In the Mycolicibacterium thermoresistibile genome, one interval contains:
- a CDS encoding methylated-DNA--[protein]-cysteine S-methyltransferase, with protein MTPMRYRMIDSPIGPLTLAGRDDRLAFLHMVDQTYEPSRNGWVSDESAFPDAVRQLGEYFDGARTEFDLKLNLRGTDFQRRVWKALMTIPYGETRSYGEIARQIGSPTAFRAVGLANGRNPIAIIVPCHRVIGSNGTLTGYGGGLERKQALLDLERSKMAPALF; from the coding sequence ATGACCCCGATGCGGTATCGGATGATCGACAGCCCGATCGGCCCGCTCACCCTGGCCGGCCGCGACGACCGGTTGGCGTTTCTGCACATGGTCGATCAGACGTATGAACCGAGCCGGAACGGATGGGTGTCCGACGAGTCGGCGTTTCCCGATGCGGTCCGGCAGCTCGGCGAGTACTTCGATGGTGCTCGCACCGAATTCGATTTGAAGCTGAATCTGCGGGGGACGGACTTTCAGCGCCGTGTCTGGAAAGCGCTGATGACAATTCCCTACGGTGAGACCCGATCGTACGGTGAAATAGCCCGACAGATCGGATCACCCACCGCATTCCGGGCGGTGGGGTTGGCCAACGGTCGCAACCCGATTGCGATCATCGTCCCCTGCCATCGGGTCATCGGGAGCAACGGCACGCTGACCGGGTACGGGGGCGGTCTGGAACGTAAGCAGGCACTGCTGGATCTCGAGAGATCGAAGATGGCGCCGGCCCTTTTCTGA
- a CDS encoding DUF2550 domain-containing protein: protein MSGSMVVMVTLVGVLLLVVIALSYRLWKLRQVGGTAAILRDVPAVGGQGWRHGVLRYRGGEAGFYRLSSLRWWPDRRLSRRGLEIVARRSPRGDEFDIMNDETVVLELRDTSADRRQGYEVALDRGALTAFLSWLESRPSPRARRRSL from the coding sequence ATGAGCGGGTCCATGGTCGTCATGGTCACGCTCGTCGGCGTCCTGCTGCTCGTGGTCATCGCGCTGAGCTACCGGCTGTGGAAGCTCCGACAGGTCGGGGGCACCGCGGCGATTCTGCGCGATGTCCCCGCCGTCGGTGGACAGGGCTGGCGGCACGGGGTGCTGCGTTACCGGGGTGGGGAGGCAGGGTTCTACCGGCTGTCCAGCCTGCGCTGGTGGCCGGACCGCCGGTTGAGCCGGCGGGGCCTGGAGATCGTGGCGCGCCGCAGTCCCCGGGGTGACGAGTTCGACATCATGAACGACGAGACCGTGGTACTGGAACTGCGCGACACCAGTGCGGATCGCCGACAGGGATACGAGGTGGCGCTGGACCGCGGTGCGCTGACGGCCTTCCTGTCCTGGCTGGAATCGCGTCCGTCACCGCGGGCTCGGCGCCGCTCGCTCTGA
- a CDS encoding F0F1 ATP synthase subunit epsilon, producing MAVDMDVDIVAVERKIWSGKGTFVFTRTTAGEIGVLPRHTPLVAQLVDDAMVRVEREGEDDLRIAVDGGFISITEEGVIILAESAEFDHEIDADAAKRDAESDDPATAARGRARLRALGQLD from the coding sequence ATGGCTGTTGACATGGACGTCGATATCGTCGCCGTCGAACGCAAGATCTGGTCCGGGAAGGGCACTTTCGTGTTCACCCGCACCACCGCCGGCGAGATCGGTGTGCTGCCGCGGCATACGCCGCTGGTGGCGCAGCTGGTCGACGACGCAATGGTGCGGGTCGAACGCGAAGGCGAGGACGATCTGCGGATCGCGGTCGACGGCGGCTTCATCTCGATCACCGAGGAAGGCGTCATCATCCTGGCCGAATCCGCGGAGTTCGATCACGAGATCGACGCGGACGCGGCCAAGCGCGACGCCGAGTCGGATGATCCGGCGACCGCGGCGCGCGGCCGGGCCCGGCTGCGCGCACTGGGCCAACTCGACTAG
- a CDS encoding cob(I)yrinic acid a,c-diamide adenosyltransferase: protein MAVHLTRIYTRTGDDGTTGLSDFSRVPKNDARLVAYADCDETNAAIGTALALGDPEPPLRDVLRQIQNDLFDAGADLSTPVVENPEHPPLRITQAYIDRLETWCDEFNESLPALNSFVLPGGTPLSALLHVARTVARRAERSAWRAVEIHGDAVSVLPAKYLNRLSDLLFILSRIANPDGDVLWQPGGDR from the coding sequence ATGGCCGTACATCTGACCCGCATCTACACCCGCACCGGCGACGACGGAACGACCGGTTTGAGCGACTTCAGCCGAGTCCCCAAGAACGACGCCCGGCTGGTCGCCTACGCCGACTGCGACGAGACCAACGCGGCCATCGGAACCGCGCTCGCGCTCGGCGACCCCGAGCCGCCTTTGCGCGACGTGCTACGCCAGATCCAGAACGACCTGTTCGACGCCGGGGCGGATCTGTCCACACCCGTCGTCGAGAACCCCGAACACCCCCCGCTGCGGATCACCCAGGCCTACATCGATCGGCTCGAAACCTGGTGCGACGAGTTCAATGAGTCGCTGCCGGCACTGAATTCGTTCGTGTTGCCCGGTGGCACGCCGTTGTCCGCGCTGTTGCACGTCGCCCGCACGGTGGCCCGGCGGGCCGAACGCTCCGCCTGGCGGGCGGTCGAGATCCACGGTGACGCAGTCAGTGTGCTCCCGGCGAAGTACCTCAACCGGCTGTCGGATCTGCTGTTCATCCTGTCCCGGATAGCCAACCCCGACGGTGATGTGTTGTGGCAACCCGGCGGTGACCGTTAG
- the murA gene encoding UDP-N-acetylglucosamine 1-carboxyvinyltransferase translates to MSERFVVTGGNRLSGEVAVGGAKNSVLKLMAAALLAEGTSTITNCPDILDVPLMAEVLRGLGATVELDGETVRITSPDELKYDADFAAVRQFRASVCVLGPLVGRCKRARVALPGGDAIGSRPLDMHQAGLRQLGARCNIEHGCVVAEADHLRGAEIQLEFPSVGATENILMAAVLAEGTTTIHNAAREPDVVDLCTMLNEMGAQISGAGTPTMTITGVDRLYPTEHRVIGDRIVAATWGIAAAMTRGDISVTGVDPQHLQLVLHKLHDAGATVTQHDNGFRVVQYERPKAVNVATLPFPGFPTDLQPMAIALASIADGTSMITENVFEARFRFVEEMVRLGADARTDGHHAVVRGLPQLSSAPVWSSDIRAGAGLVLAGLVADGDTEVHDVFHIDRGYPRFVENLKSLGAEIERIS, encoded by the coding sequence GTGAGCGAGCGGTTCGTGGTGACCGGTGGCAACCGGTTGTCCGGCGAAGTTGCTGTCGGGGGAGCCAAAAACAGCGTCTTGAAGCTGATGGCCGCCGCCCTGTTGGCGGAAGGCACCAGCACCATCACCAACTGCCCGGACATCCTCGATGTCCCGTTGATGGCCGAGGTGTTGCGCGGGCTGGGCGCCACCGTGGAGCTCGACGGTGAGACGGTGCGGATCACGTCGCCCGATGAACTCAAATACGATGCCGACTTCGCCGCGGTACGACAGTTCCGCGCCTCGGTCTGTGTGCTCGGACCGCTGGTCGGACGGTGTAAACGGGCGCGGGTGGCACTGCCGGGCGGCGATGCGATTGGCTCGCGGCCGCTGGACATGCATCAGGCCGGGCTACGGCAGCTGGGCGCCCGCTGCAACATCGAACACGGCTGCGTGGTCGCCGAGGCCGACCACCTGCGCGGCGCGGAGATCCAGCTGGAGTTCCCGTCGGTGGGGGCCACCGAGAACATCCTCATGGCGGCCGTCCTGGCCGAGGGGACGACCACGATCCACAACGCCGCCCGTGAGCCCGACGTGGTGGATCTGTGCACGATGCTCAACGAGATGGGCGCCCAGATCTCCGGGGCCGGCACCCCGACGATGACGATCACCGGCGTGGATCGCCTCTATCCCACCGAACACCGGGTGATCGGCGACCGCATCGTGGCGGCCACCTGGGGGATCGCGGCGGCGATGACCCGCGGTGACATCTCGGTGACCGGGGTGGACCCCCAACATCTTCAGCTGGTCCTGCACAAACTGCACGACGCCGGCGCCACCGTCACCCAGCACGACAACGGCTTCCGGGTGGTGCAGTACGAGCGGCCGAAGGCGGTGAACGTCGCGACGCTGCCGTTCCCGGGATTCCCGACGGACCTGCAGCCGATGGCCATCGCCCTGGCCTCGATCGCCGACGGCACCTCGATGATCACCGAGAACGTCTTCGAGGCCCGGTTCCGGTTCGTCGAGGAGATGGTCCGGCTCGGCGCCGACGCCCGCACCGACGGCCACCACGCCGTGGTGCGCGGCCTGCCCCAGCTGTCCAGTGCGCCGGTCTGGTCGTCGGACATCCGGGCCGGCGCCGGGCTGGTGCTCGCCGGGCTGGTGGCCGACGGCGACACCGAGGTGCACGACGTCTTCCACATCGACCGCGGCTATCCGAGGTTCGTCGAGAACCTCAAGAGCCTGGGGGCGGAGATCGAGCGCATCAGCTGA